ACCCCTCCTACGAGGACGACGTGAACCTCCTGTTGAAACTCAACGGCACGTCGAACCTCTGGATGGGCGAACCGAACAGCGCGGTGAACTGCAGCGTCGACTACGCCGCCGAACTCGGCGCGGACGCCATCGGCTTCACCGTCTACGGCGGGTCGAACCACGAGATAGAGATGGTAGAGGAGTTCCGCGAGGCCCACGAGGCCGCCCGCGAGCACAACATGGGCGTCGTCATGTGGTCGTACCCGCGCGGGCAGGGACTGAAGAACGACACCGCCGCCGGCACCATCTCGTACGCCGCGCGACTGGGGCTGGAACTCGGCGCGGACATCACGAAAGTGAAATATCCGGGGTCGGCCGAGGCGATGCAGTGGGCCTGCGAGTCCGCCGCCGGGTCGAAAGTCGTGATGAGCGGCGGGTCGAAGACGTCCGACCGCGACTTCCTCACGACGGTCGAGACGGCGATGCGCGCCGGCGCGTCGGGCCTCGCGGTCGGGCGTAACGTCTTCCAGCGCGAGAACCCTACGGAGCTGCTTGACGCGCTCGAAGCCGTCATCTTTGAGGACGCGACAGCCGACGACGCGCTCGGTCTCATGTCGTCAACCAGCCAGAACCCCGCCGCCGCCTCCGACGACTGATGGAACGGCCTACCGACGGAAAAACGAACGCAGACGCGGAGACGGACGCCGACGCGGACGAGACGACGAGCGAGACGGTTCGCGAGATTCTCGAAACTCTCGCCGACCTCGCCCCGACGGTTCGCGAATCGCTACCGGGTCGCAGACAGAAGAGCGCCATCGAGAACCCCAGCGGCGAGACGCCGATGGCCGCCGACGTGTACGCCGACGAGTTGCTCGTGGAACGACTCGGCGGTCTCGACAGCGTCGGCGAGTACGCGAGCGAGGAGCGCGAGTCTGTCATCGAGGTCGGCGAGGGACTCTCCGTCGCCGTCGACCCCCTCGACGGCTCGTCAAACCTGAAGTCGAACAACACGATGGGCACCATCGTGGGCGTCTACGACGCGCCGCTACCCGCGCGCGGGAAGAACCTTGTCGCGGCCGCGTACGTCCTCTACGGACCCATCACGACACTTATCGCCGCCGTCGAGGGCGAAGTATCCGAGTACGTTGTCGACGACGGCGAACTCGAAGCGGTCCGCGAGAACGTCACGCTGCCTGACGACCCGACAGTCTACGGCTTCGGCGGCCGGGTTCCCGACTGGACCGACGCGTTCGAGTCGTACGCCCGCGACGTGGAGTCCGACGAGTCGCTGAAACTCCGCTACGGCGGCGCGATGATCGGCGACATCAACCAGGTGCTCACCTACGGCGGCGTGTTCGCCTACCCCGCACTGAACTCGGCGCCAAACGGGAAACTCCGCCTCCAGTTCGAGGGGACGCCTATCGGCTACATCATCGAGAGCGCCGGCGGCGCGTCGACGGACGGAACACGGTCGCTGATGACCGTCGAACCGACCGACCTCCACCAACGCGTGCCGGTGTACGTCGGCAACGCAGAACTCGTCGAGCGATTGGAGTCGGCACTCTCCTCGTAAGCACAGTCGGCGCCCTCTTCGTAAGCACAGTCGATGCCCTCCTCGTAAGCGCGGGTCGGCGCCGACGCGCCCCGTGGGTCGCAGTCCTGACAGGCCGGCAATTGTTCTCGGCGAACCTGTCCGGAACGTATTAATATCACTACGACACAGTGCGCGGCATGAGCGACAGCCGTTCGGCACGCGTACTCTGCGTTGACGACGACGCGAGTTTTCGCGCACTGACGACGGCACACCTCGAACGGCAGGGACTCTCCGTCATCACTGCGCCGGACGGGCCGACCGCCCTCGACACGCTCGAAGGGGAGACGTTCCACGGCGTCGTCAGCGACTTCGAGATGCCGGGGATGGACGGTCTCGAACTGCTGGAGGCGGTCAGAGAACGGTACGAGACGCTTCCGTTCGTTCTCTTCACCGCGAGGGGAAGCGAGAAACTCGCGAGTCGGGCGATTTCGGCGGGCGTCACCGACTACATCCGCAAGAAAGGTGGAGCCGAGCAGTTCGAGTTGCTCGCGAACCGGGTGGCGAACTACGTCTCGCAGCACCACGCCGAACGCGCGCTCGACCGCAGCGAGGAGCGGTACCGACAGCTCGTCGAGACGTCGCCGTCGCCCATCGGCATCTACACCGAAGACAGCACCATCGTCTACGCCAACGAGGCAGCCGCCGAGTACTTCGCCGCCGAGAGCACGTGCGACCTTGTCGGCCGGTCGATATTCGAGTTGACCGACGAGTCGGACCTCGACCGCGCCCGCGAGCGGAGTCGCCGGGTCTTCGAGCAGCGGGCCGTCGCCCCGCCGAGCGAACTGCAGCTCCGCGACCTCGACGGACGACCGTTGTACGCCGTCTTGGCGACGGCACCCGTCACGTTCGAGGGCGAAGACGCCGCTCAAATCGTGCTGAACGACGTGACGGAGTTCAGACGCGCCCGGCAAGCGCTCGAACGCGAGAAACAGTTTACGGACGCCGCCCTCGACGCGCTCGACGACGTGTTCTTCGTCGTCGACGACGAGGGCCGACTCACCCGCTGGAACGGTCGGTTGAGCGAGATAACCGGATACGAGGACTCGGAACTCGACGGGATGTCCGCGGCGGCGTTCTTCCCGGACGACGACGCGTGCGTCGAACAGAAGATGCGGAGGCTGTTCCGAGAGGGGACGGTGACGTTCGACGGCGACCTGTTGACGAAGTCGGGCGATCTCGTCCCCTTTGAGGTGCGCGCGGTCCGTATGATCGACGACGGCGGCGACCTGGTCGGCGCGTGCGGTATCGCCAGGGACGTGAGCGAACGCCGCGAGCGCGAGCGCGAACTCGAACAGTACCGGACCGTGGTGCAGACGATACCCGACGCGACGTACGTGCTTGACCGGGAAGGGTACATCCGGATGGTGAACGACGCCCACACCGAACAGACCGGCGACTCGGTGGAAGACTCCGTCGGCGTACACATCAGCGAGTACATGAGCGAGGACGCCATCGCGCGCGGTCGACAGGTGATCGCGTCACTGCTCGTCGACGAGGATCGATTCTCGGGGCGCTTCGAGTTCGAAATCGAGAACGCCGACGGGGAGCGACGGCGCTACGAGGACAACCTCTCGGTGCTGACCGACGAAGACGGCCAGTTCGACGGCTCCGTCGGCATCGTCCGCGACATCACGGAGCGGATCGAGCGCGAGCGGGCGCTGAGTCGCCAGAACGAGCGACTCGAAGCGTTCGCGTGCGTCGTCTCTCACGACCTGCGAAACCCACTGAACGTCGTCGACGGCTACCTCGAACTCGCGCGCGAAACCGGCGACGACGAGCATTTCGACGTGATGGAGCGCGCCATCGACCGGATGGACGGTCTCATCGACGACCTGCTCTCGCTGGCGCGGCACGGTCGGGTCGTCGACGACCCCGAACCGGTCGACCTGCGCACCGCCGCCGAACGTGCGTGGGGCTACGTCGCGACGGAGAACGCGACGCTCAGGGTCTCCGAGGGCTGTACCGTCGAAGCCGACGAAGCTCGACTGCGCGAACTGTTCGAGAACCTCTTTCGGAATGCCGTCGAACACGGCGGAGAGACGGTCACCGTCCGCTCCGGTGCGTCTCCGAACGGGTTCTACGTCGCCGACGACGGGCCGGGAATCCCCGAGGACGAACGCGACGCGGTGTTGGAGTACGGCTACTCGACGAACGAGTCCGGGACGGGGTTCGGACTCACCATCGTGACCGAGATCGCGGAGGCGCACGGGTGGGAGGTCGTCATCACCGAGAGCGACAGCGGCGGCGCGCGATTCGAGTTCGTCACCTGAGCGGTTGCTCTCGGCTCTCGAAGGGGGAACTCGTTTCTCGAGGTGCCAAGCCGATTCTACATGGAAAACAATTTGCGACCGCCTCGCGCAGTCGTGCGTATGAAAGTCCGCATCGGCGACGGCGCGAGCGACGACGAAGCGAACGCTATCGCCCGAGCGCTGGCGACGCACCTCCGAA
This genomic stretch from Haloprofundus salilacus harbors:
- a CDS encoding class 1 fructose-bisphosphatase, which codes for MERPTDGKTNADAETDADADETTSETVREILETLADLAPTVRESLPGRRQKSAIENPSGETPMAADVYADELLVERLGGLDSVGEYASEERESVIEVGEGLSVAVDPLDGSSNLKSNNTMGTIVGVYDAPLPARGKNLVAAAYVLYGPITTLIAAVEGEVSEYVVDDGELEAVRENVTLPDDPTVYGFGGRVPDWTDAFESYARDVESDESLKLRYGGAMIGDINQVLTYGGVFAYPALNSAPNGKLRLQFEGTPIGYIIESAGGASTDGTRSLMTVEPTDLHQRVPVYVGNAELVERLESALSS
- a CDS encoding response regulator; the protein is MSDSRSARVLCVDDDASFRALTTAHLERQGLSVITAPDGPTALDTLEGETFHGVVSDFEMPGMDGLELLEAVRERYETLPFVLFTARGSEKLASRAISAGVTDYIRKKGGAEQFELLANRVANYVSQHHAERALDRSEERYRQLVETSPSPIGIYTEDSTIVYANEAAAEYFAAESTCDLVGRSIFELTDESDLDRARERSRRVFEQRAVAPPSELQLRDLDGRPLYAVLATAPVTFEGEDAAQIVLNDVTEFRRARQALEREKQFTDAALDALDDVFFVVDDEGRLTRWNGRLSEITGYEDSELDGMSAAAFFPDDDACVEQKMRRLFREGTVTFDGDLLTKSGDLVPFEVRAVRMIDDGGDLVGACGIARDVSERRERERELEQYRTVVQTIPDATYVLDREGYIRMVNDAHTEQTGDSVEDSVGVHISEYMSEDAIARGRQVIASLLVDEDRFSGRFEFEIENADGERRRYEDNLSVLTDEDGQFDGSVGIVRDITERIERERALSRQNERLEAFACVVSHDLRNPLNVVDGYLELARETGDDEHFDVMERAIDRMDGLIDDLLSLARHGRVVDDPEPVDLRTAAERAWGYVATENATLRVSEGCTVEADEARLRELFENLFRNAVEHGGETVTVRSGASPNGFYVADDGPGIPEDERDAVLEYGYSTNESGTGFGLTIVTEIAEAHGWEVVITESDSGGARFEFVT
- a CDS encoding class I fructose-bisphosphate aldolase — translated: MIPSADAAITRDDRALILAYDHGLEHGPVDFEDVPESSDPETVFDVATHDAVTALAVQKGLAEGYYPSYEDDVNLLLKLNGTSNLWMGEPNSAVNCSVDYAAELGADAIGFTVYGGSNHEIEMVEEFREAHEAAREHNMGVVMWSYPRGQGLKNDTAAGTISYAARLGLELGADITKVKYPGSAEAMQWACESAAGSKVVMSGGSKTSDRDFLTTVETAMRAGASGLAVGRNVFQRENPTELLDALEAVIFEDATADDALGLMSSTSQNPAAASDD